A genomic region of Paenibacillus sp. PL2-23 contains the following coding sequences:
- a CDS encoding Na/Pi cotransporter family protein: MDWQDILFKFVGGLGIFLFGIKYMSDGLQKTAGDKMRDLLARYTSNPLLGVLVGIVVTILIQTSTGTTVMAIGLINAGLMTLRQGIGVILGANIGTTMTAFIVGIKIEEYALPIIGVGAFLLFFINKKRVQYIGQVIFGFGTLFLGLSTMGGGLKPLRTLPEFTNFIVDLSHSPILGVIVGTVFTMIVQSSSATIGILQTIADEGMISLRASLPVLFGDNIGTTITAVLASIGASVAARRAALVHVIFNVLGTIIFMLVLGLVYDFVSWIGADSNIRMQIAYAHGIFNVTNTILFLPFIGVLAWIVTKIVPKKEQELEFGAKFLDSRLLATPSIALGQAQHEIIRMGNIARETLNDATAFFFKRETKSASQALQKEQLVNELERRITDYMVKIHQNGLTEGESEKASGLLHTINDIERIGDHAENIVELTEFSVTNKVEYSADATRDLKEMLEMADHTVERAIYALEHSDLEAAGEVLKGEAELDRMELEFRKAHINRLNQGLCTGNSGAIYLDILSNLERIGDHSKNIAEYVLKTE, encoded by the coding sequence GTGGACTGGCAGGATATTTTATTTAAGTTTGTCGGGGGCCTGGGCATATTCCTGTTCGGCATCAAGTACATGTCGGACGGACTGCAGAAGACAGCAGGTGACAAGATGAGGGACTTGCTGGCAAGGTATACCTCAAACCCGCTCCTGGGTGTGCTGGTCGGCATTGTGGTTACGATTCTAATTCAAACCTCAACAGGCACAACAGTTATGGCGATCGGTCTCATTAATGCTGGCCTTATGACGCTGCGTCAAGGGATCGGTGTTATATTGGGTGCGAATATCGGGACAACGATGACCGCCTTTATCGTAGGGATCAAGATTGAGGAATATGCGCTGCCTATCATTGGCGTGGGCGCGTTCCTGCTCTTTTTTATCAATAAAAAAAGAGTTCAGTACATCGGACAAGTCATCTTCGGCTTCGGCACTCTATTCCTGGGGCTGTCCACGATGGGCGGGGGGCTGAAGCCGCTGCGAACCTTGCCTGAATTTACGAACTTTATCGTGGACTTATCGCATAGTCCCATATTGGGCGTTATTGTGGGGACGGTCTTCACGATGATCGTGCAGAGCTCCAGCGCCACAATCGGTATTCTGCAGACGATTGCCGATGAGGGCATGATCAGCCTCAGAGCATCATTGCCTGTCTTGTTCGGCGACAACATCGGTACAACGATTACAGCGGTGCTGGCCTCGATCGGCGCGAGCGTGGCTGCCAGACGAGCGGCATTGGTCCACGTTATTTTTAACGTGCTGGGTACCATTATTTTTATGCTGGTGCTGGGTCTGGTGTACGATTTTGTGTCTTGGATCGGCGCGGATTCCAACATTCGGATGCAGATCGCTTACGCGCATGGCATTTTTAACGTAACAAACACGATTCTGTTCCTGCCGTTCATAGGCGTGCTGGCGTGGATTGTGACGAAGATTGTTCCGAAGAAGGAGCAGGAGCTGGAGTTTGGCGCTAAATTTTTGGATTCGCGTCTTCTTGCTACACCGTCGATCGCGCTGGGACAAGCTCAACACGAGATTATCCGGATGGGCAACATCGCGCGCGAGACGCTGAATGACGCTACGGCGTTCTTCTTCAAGCGGGAGACCAAATCGGCCAGCCAGGCGCTTCAGAAGGAGCAGCTGGTGAACGAGCTGGAGCGGCGGATTACGGATTATATGGTGAAGATTCATCAGAATGGCTTGACGGAGGGAGAATCCGAGAAAGCCTCTGGTTTGCTGCATACGATTAACGATATTGAACGGATCGGCGACCACGCGGAAAATATCGTTGAGCTGACAGAGTTCAGCGTAACGAACAAGGTCGAATATTCGGCCGACGCGACGCGGGATCTGAAGGAAATGCTGGAGATGGCCGACCACACGGTGGAGAGAGCGATTTATGCGCTGGAGCACAGCGATCTCGAAGCTGCCGGGGAAGTGCTGAAGGGCGAAGCGGAGTTGGACCGTATGGAGCTGGAATTCCGCAAAGCGCATATTAACCGTCTGAACCAAGGCCTCTGCACAGGCAATTCCGGCGCGATCTACCTGGATATTCTGAGCAACCTGGAGCGGATCGGCGACCATAGCAAGAACATCGCGGAATACGTGCTAAAAACCGAATAG
- a CDS encoding DUF421 domain-containing protein codes for MSILNDTLLVLGRIYTIYPLLLVVTLFMGRRSIGQLPIFDFLIFLSLGSVIGADIADPKIEHLHTAIAIAAIGVLQKLFSVLLIKSRKFGKLVTFEPAIVVHKGQLLRGKLKKLQYSVDDILRLLREQGIFDPAVVEIAVLEGNGELSVLKKAENQHSTPAILGIPNAALGLAYAVIKEGKAQRHTLEAMGVSEEWLERELKGEGLTMEEVFFATLNESKVLTVSTYSEASPALPVFR; via the coding sequence ATGTCTATCCTAAATGATACTTTGCTCGTGCTTGGCCGTATCTATACCATCTACCCGCTTCTTCTAGTCGTCACCTTGTTTATGGGAAGAAGATCGATCGGGCAGCTTCCAATCTTCGACTTCCTGATCTTCCTCTCCCTCGGCTCGGTGATAGGCGCCGATATCGCAGATCCCAAGATTGAGCACCTGCATACCGCAATTGCTATTGCTGCCATCGGCGTTTTGCAGAAGCTGTTTTCTGTGTTATTGATCAAATCGCGCAAATTCGGCAAGCTGGTTACGTTCGAGCCTGCCATCGTTGTACATAAAGGCCAATTGCTGCGTGGTAAATTGAAAAAGCTGCAATACAGCGTCGACGATATATTACGATTGCTGAGGGAGCAGGGTATATTCGATCCTGCGGTTGTGGAAATTGCGGTTCTGGAAGGAAACGGGGAGCTGAGTGTGCTGAAGAAGGCCGAGAACCAGCACTCGACACCTGCTATATTGGGAATCCCGAACGCTGCTCTTGGCCTCGCTTATGCCGTCATTAAGGAAGGCAAAGCTCAGCGGCATACGCTGGAAGCGATGGGGGTGAGCGAGGAATGGCTGGAGCGCGAGCTGAAGGGGGAGGGACTAACGATGGAGGAGGTTTTTTTCGCTACGTTGAATGAGAGCAAGGTGTTGACCGTCAGCACGTACAGCGAGGCTTCTCCAGCACTGCCGGTATTTCGTTGA
- a CDS encoding LacI family DNA-binding transcriptional regulator, with translation MARKKKVSMQDIADRLNISKNAVSLALQDKRGVSEEMRYRILQTARELGYGAYAEKAAVGGNVLVLVPERIMGYQDNDHFRFYHDMIWGLEKSIRKRGLSAVIVPIAVEMEKGLQLPRHCEEIDYIGILLFGIAEKEYARIVWERDVPLVMIDSYHRELPCPVVATANIEGAYEAVAALIRSGHREIGFIGSANLTTSHEERWLGYWSAMRQHGLAVNARAVLTDSAGFYNTEREIAHFLNGLEAYPTAFFCGNDRIAYLLANELRTRGLGVPEEVSIIGFDDLQYEENGGLGMTTMRVEKERMCEAAAEMLLSLKGAPSREMLRMYIPPTLVVRGSVRRIKDWDWQ, from the coding sequence ATGGCGCGCAAAAAAAAGGTATCGATGCAGGATATCGCAGACCGCCTGAACATTTCGAAAAATGCCGTATCGCTTGCCCTGCAGGACAAAAGGGGCGTCAGCGAAGAAATGAGGTATCGGATTCTGCAGACGGCCAGGGAACTGGGCTACGGGGCTTACGCGGAGAAAGCGGCAGTTGGCGGTAATGTGCTGGTGCTTGTGCCGGAGCGAATTATGGGCTATCAGGATAACGATCATTTCCGCTTCTATCATGACATGATCTGGGGGCTGGAGAAGAGCATTCGGAAGCGAGGGCTTAGCGCGGTTATAGTGCCCATCGCCGTGGAGATGGAGAAGGGGCTTCAATTGCCCCGGCATTGCGAGGAGATCGACTATATAGGTATTTTGTTGTTCGGCATTGCAGAGAAAGAGTACGCAAGAATAGTGTGGGAGCGGGATGTGCCCCTCGTCATGATCGACTCCTACCATCGGGAGCTGCCTTGTCCGGTTGTCGCCACCGCCAATATTGAAGGCGCTTATGAAGCTGTCGCTGCGCTTATTCGTTCCGGACATCGAGAGATCGGATTTATTGGTTCCGCCAACCTGACAACCAGCCATGAAGAGCGCTGGCTGGGCTATTGGAGCGCGATGCGGCAGCATGGTCTTGCGGTGAATGCACGGGCTGTGCTGACGGATTCCGCGGGTTTTTATAACACGGAGCGGGAAATAGCCCATTTTCTGAATGGCTTAGAGGCGTACCCGACCGCTTTCTTCTGCGGGAACGACCGGATCGCTTATTTGCTTGCGAATGAGCTACGGACGCGGGGGCTGGGGGTGCCGGAGGAGGTATCAATTATCGGCTTCGACGATCTGCAATACGAGGAGAACGGCGGACTCGGCATGACGACGATGCGGGTGGAGAAGGAGCGTATGTGCGAGGCGGCGGCGGAAATGCTGCTCTCGCTGAAGGGCGCGCCGTCTAGGGAGATGCTGCGGATGTATATCCCGCCGACGCTTGTCGTTCGGGGGTCGGTGAGACGGATCAAGGATTGGGATTGGCAGTAG
- a CDS encoding ROK family protein yields the protein MKFALGIDIGGTKTAIGLVDSDGRIISKTSLVTDLTITPEQMVGRMADAAMALLSEQGLKPGDLQGIGIGAPGPLNTKLGQIAEPPNLRSWWGFPVVEAFRQHFTAPIVLENDATAAALAEKWVGAAKAADHFVFITISTGIGAGIYSHGRLMTGATGNAGDIGHMVVDPAGGTCVCGQRGCFEYIASGTAIAREASELLGRPVTSKEAFELAFSGQHPDMEQLVSRVFEYVGVGCVTLINTFDPELLVIGGGVSQIGAPLFEAVSSYISRNALNPSGRNTPVLPAALHQDAGLIGAAALVHISY from the coding sequence GTGAAATTTGCGTTAGGAATCGATATTGGCGGCACCAAAACCGCTATCGGTCTCGTTGACTCTGACGGGCGGATCATATCCAAAACCTCGCTTGTTACGGATCTTACGATTACACCGGAACAAATGGTAGGGCGTATGGCCGATGCCGCTATGGCGCTGCTGTCAGAGCAAGGCTTGAAGCCTGGCGACCTGCAAGGCATCGGCATCGGCGCTCCCGGTCCTCTGAACACGAAGCTGGGACAGATCGCCGAGCCTCCCAATCTTCGCAGCTGGTGGGGCTTTCCTGTCGTCGAGGCATTCCGGCAGCACTTCACGGCCCCAATCGTGCTGGAGAACGACGCTACAGCCGCAGCGCTTGCGGAGAAGTGGGTCGGCGCGGCGAAAGCTGCAGATCACTTCGTTTTCATTACGATCAGCACTGGCATTGGAGCCGGCATCTACAGCCATGGACGGCTTATGACCGGAGCAACCGGCAATGCTGGGGATATCGGGCATATGGTCGTCGACCCGGCCGGAGGCACCTGTGTCTGCGGACAACGGGGCTGCTTCGAATACATCGCTTCAGGCACGGCGATTGCTAGAGAAGCAAGCGAGCTGCTGGGTCGTCCAGTCACCTCCAAGGAAGCATTCGAGCTGGCCTTCTCGGGACAGCACCCCGACATGGAGCAGCTGGTGAGCCGAGTATTCGAATATGTAGGAGTCGGCTGCGTGACGCTTATTAACACCTTTGACCCAGAGCTGCTCGTTATTGGAGGCGGCGTCTCCCAGATCGGAGCGCCATTATTCGAGGCCGTCAGCAGTTATATTAGCCGCAACGCGCTGAACCCATCCGGGCGGAATACGCCCGTCCTGCCTGCCGCCCTTCACCAGGATGCCGGTCTGATCGGCGCGGCGGCCCTTGTTCATATCTCATATTAG